One Setaria viridis chromosome 7, Setaria_viridis_v4.0, whole genome shotgun sequence genomic region harbors:
- the LOC117862835 gene encoding methylesterase 17, with translation MEAGGEVSKAKEHFVLVHGACHGAWCWFKLASLLQGSGHRVSCIDLAGAAGSLVNPNDVRSFDEYDAPLLQFMAALPDAHKVILVGHSAGGLSVTHAMHLFTDKIKQGIFIAADMLPFGFQTEQDTKDGVPDFSEFGDVYDLNFGLGEDHPPTSMALRKEYQRTILYHQSSREDSTLASILLRPFPAVLSTAKFGRCVDDGVESPVNAVHRVYIKTANDRTLKPEQQESMIRRWPPRKVMVMDTDHSPFFSAPERLLELILESV, from the exons AtggaggcgggcggcgaggttTCCAAGGCCAAGGAGCACTTTGTCCTGGTGCACGGCGCGTGCCATGGCGCCTGGTGCTGGTTCAAGCTCGCGTCCCTGCTCCAGGGCTCCGGCCACCGCGTCTCCTGCATCGACCTCGCCGGAGCAGCCGGCAGCCTCGTCAACCCCAACGACGTCCGATCCTTCGATGAGTACGACGCGCCGCTCCTCCAGTTCATGGCGGCCCTGCCGGACGCCCACAAG GTAATCTTGGTAGGACACAGCGCAGGAGGACTAAGCGTGACCCATGCGATGCATTTGTTCACAGACAAGATCAAGCAAGGCATCTTCATAGCAGCAGACATGCTCCCGTTTGGCTTCCAAACAGAACAAGACACCAAAGAT GGTGTACCTGATTTTTCAGAGTTTGGGGATGTGTATGACCTGAACTTTGGTCTGGGAGAAGATCATCCACCTACCAGCATGGCACTAAGAAAGGAGTACCAGCGCACAATCCTGTACCACCAAAGCTCCCGTGAG GACTCCACACTTGCTTCCATTCTGCTGCGTCCATTTCCAGCCGTGCTTAGCACTGCCAAGTTTGGTCGTTGCGTCGATGATGGTGTCGAGAGCCCTGTAAACGCAGTCCATCGCGTGTACATAAAAACGGCAAATGACCGTACGTTGAAGCCGGAGCAGCAGGAGTCCATGATTCGTCGTTGGCCACCAAGAAAGGTGATGGTCATGGACACTGACCATAGTCCTTTCTTCTCTGCACCAGAGCGCCTCTTGGAGCTGATCCTCGAGTCAGTGTGA
- the LOC117864002 gene encoding WRKY DNA-binding transcription factor 70 gives MKHHNSRYLPQSSPSDHPSFVSDHRSAMKEIARGQSLVTQLRAIVLPALQADQRCELVAQMFQNILDCSSKAITELQLHHQSDARADDALVDDKKRVRRISSDDCIKEEGATANPHHQHKRRKSDDLVSLETPVPHYDGRQWRKYGQKHINKAKHPRSYYRCTYRQEQDCKATKTVQQQDDSAGTDHPVMYTVVYHGQHTCKDNNGVESGTDDSETNTQSSSDSRSSISTTCTDAYEHQTSLDDNKPLDKSADLITKNCMYEPFDMSAFAPLDSDSWELDALLRFGA, from the exons ATGAAGCACCACAACAGTAGATACCTTCCTCAATCTTCACCTTCTGATCACCCCTCTTTTGTTTCCGACCACCGGTCGGCGATGAAGGAGATAGCCAGGGGGCAGTCTCTGGTGACGCAGCTGAGGGCCATCGTCCTTCCTGCGCTGCAGGCGGACCAACGCTGCGAGCTTGTTGCCCAGATGTTCCAGAACATTCTGGATTGCTCCAGCAAGGCCATAACTGAGCTGCAGCTTCACCATCAGTCTGATGCTCGAGCTGATGACGCACTGGTGGATGACAAGAAGAGGGTGAGGAGGATTTCTTCTGATGACTGCATCAAGGAGGAGGGTGCTACTGCTAACCCCCATCATCAGCACAAGAGAAG GAAATCTGATGATTTGGTGTCACTCGAAACGCCTGTTCCACACTATGATGGCCGCCAATGGAGAAAGTATGGGCAAAAGCACATCAACAAAGCGAAACATCCAAG GAGCTACTACAGATGCACCTACAGGCAGGAACAAGACTGCAAAGCAACAAAGACGGTGCAACAGCAAGATGACAGCGCAGGTACTGATCATCCCGTGATGTACACAGTCGTCTACCACGGCCAACATACTTGCAAGGACAACAATGGCGTCGAATCAGGCACCGATGACTCTGAAACAAATACTCAAAGCAGCAGCGACAGCCGATCCAGCATATCAACCACTTGTACAGATGCCTATGAACATCAGACATCCCTAGATGACAATAAGCCTCTTGACAAATCTGCAGATTTGATCACGAAGAACTGCATGTATGAGCCATTCGACATGTCTGCTTTTGCACCTTTGGATTCGGACAGCTGGGAGTTGGACGCCCTCCTAAGATTTGGAGCCTGA
- the LOC117864003 gene encoding probable WRKY transcription factor 62, producing the protein MNILESSTHGGCQAVINEIEHQRALMMDLHDLILPILDPYSGQEKLVQQLFQDIFSCSSKVISFLELGDNNSGKQANLIKYKRKGSKNNMEGYMLEEEPKEVGNKRRKNAQHIGSVVTQAPYFDGYQWRKYGQKWISKAKHFRSYYRCANSKGQGCLATKTVQQKETDGSGKVRLFNVDYYGQHICKKDGIIHPYAVETTSHSVPIVHDNQSSISTFVNNDVHGIQDESYENLFVVPDMPEYFTDFTDIEMARALEITSMNLPLISEDIWA; encoded by the exons ATGAACATCCTTGAATCTTCCACTCATGGTGGCTGCCAAGCGGTGATCAACGAGATTGAACACCAAAGGGCTCTCATGATGGACCTACATGACCTTATCTTACCAATACTTGATCCCTATAGTGGGCAGGAGAAGCTTGTTCAGCAACTCTTTCAGGACATATTCAGTTGCTCAAGTAAGGTTATCTCTTTTCTAGAACTTGGTGATAATAATAGTGGGAAACAGGCCAATCTTATCAAATATAAGAGAAAAGGCAGTAAGAATAACATGGAGGGTTACATgttggaggaggaacccaaggAAGTTGGAAATAAGAGAAG GAAGAATGCACAGCACATAGGTTCAGTCGTGACACAAGCACCATACTTTGATGGATATCAATGGAGGAAGTATGGACAGAAGTGGATCTCCAAAGCAAAGCATTTTAG GAGCTACTATAGATGTGCCAATAGTAAAGGGCAAGGGTGTCTTGCAACCAAGACAGTGCAACAGAAGGAAACCGATGGAAGTGGAAAGGTGAGGCTGTTCAATGTTGACTATTATGGCCAGCACATTTGCAAGAAGGATGGCATAATTCATCCATATGCTGTTGAGACAACAAGTCATAGCGTACCAATTGTCCATGATAACCAAAGCAGTATCTCAACTTTTGTTAATAACGATGTCCATGGAATTCAGgatgaaagctatgaaaattTATTTGTGGTGCCTGATATGCCAGAATATTTTACAGATTTCACAGATATTGAAATGGCAAGGGCACTTGAGATTACCTCTATGAACTTGCCGCTGATCTCTGAAGATATATGGGCATAA
- the LOC117862834 gene encoding mannan endo-1,4-beta-mannosidase 8: MEMESPWNWTCPRHVAPPLPATPRVSLLRCILLASCISVMPPDDAGEWAVVERQGPHLRASGRPFIVHGFNTYWLMYFAADPATRPTVTAALAEAADAGLNVCRTWAFNDGGYRALQLKPFSYDEEVFQALDFVISEARKHKMRLILSLCNNWKDYGGKSQYIRWGKEAGLDLTSDDDFFTDPTIKSYYKAFVKAVLTRINSITNEAYKDDPTILAWELINEPRCHSDPSGDTLQAWIEEMASYVKSIDPVHLLEIGVEGFYGPSTPELLHVNPDAYSGTVGTDFIRNHRALGIDLASVHIYSDTWLPHSVEDSHLQFVNTWMQQHIDDAANLLGMPILIGEFGVSLKDGRFGNEFRESFMETVYTIFLSSWKSGVVGGGCLVWQLFPESAEHMDDGYAVIFAKSSSTLNVLANHSRSLEC, encoded by the exons ATGGAAATGGAATCGCCGTGGAATTGGACGTGCCCTCGCCACGTGGCGCCACCGCTTCCAGCAACGCCGCGCGTGTCGCTCCTCCGCTGCATCCTCCTCGCCTCCTGCATCTCCGTCATGCCGCCGGACGACGCCGGCGAATGGGCGGTGGTGGAACGCCAAGGCCCGCACCTGCGGGCGTCGGGGCGGCCCTTCATCGTCCACGGCTTCAACACCTACTGGCTCATGTACttcgccgccgaccccgccacGCGCCCCACGGTCACAGCCGCTCTTGCCGAGGCCGCCGACGCGGGGCTCAACGTGTGCCGGACTTGGGCCTTCAACGACGGCGGATACCGCGCGCTGCAGCTGAAACCCTTCTCCTACGACGAGGAGGTCTTCCAG GCATTAGATTTTGTGATCAGCGAAGCAAGAAAGCATAAGATGAGGTTGATACTGTCGCTATGTAATAATTGGAAAGATTATGGAGGAAAATCACAGTACATAAGGTGGGGAAAGGAGGCTGGGCTGGATCTTACTTCTGACGACGACTTCTTCACTGATCCCACAATTAAGAGCTACTACAAAGCTTTTGTTAAG GCTGTTCTGACAAGAATAAATTCAATTACAAATGAGGCCTACAAGGATGATCCTACAATTCTTGCTTGGGAGCTGATTAATGAGCCACGATGCCATTCAGATCCATCGGGTGACACATTGCAG GCATGGATAGAAGAGATGGCGTCTTATGTGAAGTCTATAGACCCTGTGCACCTGTTAGAGATAGGTGTTGAAGGGTTTTATGGTCCATCCACTCCAGAACTTTTGCATGTGAACCCAGATGCTTATTCTGGAACTGTTGGAACAGACTTTATCAGGAACCATCGTGCACTGGGAATTGATTTGGCTTCTGTTCATATTTATTCTGACACTTG GTTGCCTCACTCTGTAGAGGACAGTCACCTCCAATTTGTGAATACCTGGATGCAACAACATATTGATGATGCCGCCAACTTGCTTGGGATGCCAATTCTGATCGGGGAGTTTGGGGTATCACTTAAGGATGGGAGGTTTGGCAATGAGTTCCGTGAATCTTTCATGGAGACAGTCTACACAATTTTCTTGAGCTCTTGGAAGAGTGGAGTGGTTGGAGGAGGCTGCCTTGTTTGGCAACTCTTTCCTGAAAGCGCAGAGCACATGGACGATGGTTATGCtgttatttttgcaaaatcatcatCCACATTAAATGTGCTTGCAAATCACTCAAGGAGTCTGGAATGTTGA
- the LOC117864929 gene encoding methylesterase 17, with amino-acid sequence MAKEHFVLVHGEGHGAWCWFKLRWLLEGSGYRVTCIDLAGGGVDPTDPNTVWSFKQYDKPLIDLISTLPEGEKVILVGHGAGGLSVIHAMHEFVDRISQAFFVAATMLPFGFQTDEDKKDGLPSLPENEIELTLSAAADDPPTSVALRPEFQRDRLSQQSPEEKATD; translated from the exons atggcaaaggagcactTTGTGCTTGTTCACGGTGAAGGTCATGGAGCCTGGTGCTGGTTCAAGCTGCGGTGGCTCCTTGAGGGCTCCGGCTACCGTGTCACATGCATTGACCTTGCCGGAGGTGGCGTTGATCCTACCGATCCCAACACAGTCTGGTCGTTCAAGCAGTATGACAAGCCGCTCATAGACCTCATCTCGACCTTGCCAGAAGGAGAGAAG GTGATTCTAGTTGGACACGGTGCTGGAGGGCTGAGTGTAATTCATGCAATGCATGAATTCGTTGACAGGATCAGTCAAGCATTTTTTGTGGCAGCTACAATGCTACCATTCGGTTTTCAAACTGATGAAGATAAGAAAGAT GGGTTACCAAGTTTGCCTGAGAACGAGATTGAATTGACACTTAGTGCAGCAGCAGATGATCCTCCAACAAGTGTTGCCTTGAGACCAGAATTCCAGCGTGATCGACTATCCCAACAAAGCCCTGAAGAG AAAGCTACAGACTGA
- the LOC117863026 gene encoding uncharacterized protein, with product MTLDLQGDELLLAQLRELLSPSSPAVKAVESCDGRRRRRRGSKRARDDDNTTNNGKRRSKKQKSTSSFVTSVPDFDGYRWRKYGQKQIEGAMYARSYYRCTRSAEQGCPAKRTVQRNDDGDNGGAAPKYTVVCMGEHTCTATDSLEAPVILETTAVVAPGIIGTNKRPDEDDNDDTFTSAGSTTTTGTGVESPAISDITWSSSSCGGDYVVDDYGAGLFDVHDSWASSASLQEMEDFTGPIRSPVHVPADGWTIDHFLLQLANNEPVSHFSSAC from the exons ATGACGCTAGATCTGCAGGGTGACGAGCTCCTGCTGGCGCAGCTCCGTGAGCTGCTCTCGCCGTCGTCTCCGGCGGTTAAGGCAGTGGAGTCATGCGACGGgagacgacggcgccggcgggggagcAAGAGAGCCCGGGACGACGACAACACCACCAATAACGGCAAAAGAAG gagcAAGAAGCAGAAGAGCACATCGTCTTTTGTGACATCAGTGCCTGATTTCGATGGGTACCGGTGGAGGAAGTACGGCCAGAAGCAAATCGAAGGTGCCATGTACGCCAG GAGTTACTACAGGTGCACTCGCAGCGCAGAGCAAGGCTGCCCTGCCAAACGGACGGTGCAGcgcaacgacgacggcgacaaTGGCGGTGCCGCTCCAAAGTACACTGTGGTGTGCATGGGGGAGCACACCTGCACGGCCACCGACTCCCTGGAGGCGCCGGTCATCCTCGAGaccaccgccgtcgtcgccccTGGTATTATTGGCACCAACAAGAGACCTGATGAAGATGACAATGACGACACCTTTACATCAGCtggctccaccaccaccacgggtACCGGGGTTGAGTCTCCGGCGATCTCGGACATCACCTGGAGCAGCAGTAGTTGCGGCGGCGATTACGTGGTCGATGACTACGGGGCCGGGTTGTTCGATGTCCATGACAGCTGGGCTTCTTCGGCGTCGTTGCAGGAGATGGAGGACTTCACCGGACCGATCCGGTCGCCGGTCCACGTCCCCGCGGATGGTTGGACGATTGACCACTTCCTGCTGCAGCTAGCTAATAATGAGCCTGTTTCCCATTTCTCATCAGCTTGTTAA